The Desulforegulaceae bacterium genome segment AACTGTTTGTGGCCATCTATTGTTACTGAATCTGCAAGCTCTATCCCTTTAAGAAGCTTAGCATACTTTTCACTTGTAAGAGTCGGCCCTCCCCAGGCTGCGTCCACATGAAAATGAATTTTGTTTTCTTTGCAAATGGCCGCCATTTCACACAAAGGATCAATATGACCTGTTTCTGTAGTGCCTGCAACTCCTACCACTGCAAAAATTTTGGTTTTTTTGTCTTTTTGCAAAGACTGAATTTTTTCCTTTAAGTCATTGATAAGAATAGTTCCATCGCAGTCAGAAGCAACTCTTATGATATTTGAATTGCCTATTCCAAGAACTCCTCCTGCCTTTATAAGAGAATAATGACCTCTTTGAGAAACTAAAACAACAGCTCTTTCAATATCGTAAGCTTTGTATGCACTGGGAATTCCCTCCATTTCAATCCCGGAAAACCCTTCCTTTGGACCAAGAGCAGTATTCCTTGCAACCCAAAGGGCTGTCATATTAGCTGCTGTCCCGCCTTCTGTAAAACAGCCTAAAGTAGTATCAACTGACTGGATATTTTCATCATAAAAATCTTCATCAAAGTCATAAATAAGCCTGTGAACCTTAGCTGCAAGCTGTCTTTCTATAACTGAAACGACTTTTGAAGTTTCAAGCTTTACAACATTTTGGTTTAAAGCTGCAACAAGAGCCTTTAAGATTACCATAAATGAAGGAATTGCAGCTGTCATATGTCCCACAAAATAAGGAGACGATACATTTACAGCATGGGGTGCGATTTCATCAATTATTTCTGAAATTACCTCTGTAAGTTTTTTCTGAGGAATATCGGATATTTTAGAATCTTTATAACACAAGGCAAGTTTTTTAAGATCTATGGCTTCTGTAACACCGACATGCTCATAAAGAAAATCCTGGAGACCAAATAAAATCTGCTGCATATAAAAAAAAAGTTTTTCCTTATCAGCCTCGGATTCATAACATATAAATTTACGAACCAGCTTATCCCACTCAGTTGCGGTTTTGCTGAAATTTTTTGCCTGCTTTAAATAATTCACCAAAATTTTGCTCCCACCCAAAAGTTGCTTCATTACTCAGACCGAATTAATTAAGCACTAATTTAAAAAAAACACAATATAAAACCTTGAGATTTTTTAAGCTTTGCTAAATCAAAAAAACAATTCACCTAAAAAACCCAAATAAAACCTAAGATAATCAACCTCCAGCCCCTGGCAATCTTTATAAACTCTTAATATCCGATTTTATTTACCCCTTCACCTCCATTAACTTGACATAAGCTGATTATCATTCTATTAAATTTAGGTTATACAAATAATAATAAAAAATTTAGTCTAACCTTAAAAACCTTATCATCAGGCTTAACCGGGGTAAATTTTTTTACGATTAATATTTTTGTAATCCAAAACTTTTCGGGCTGAACAAATGAAACTCTCAAAAAAAACAATTATTATTTTACTCCTGATTCTTTTAACAATAAGCACTGCTTTTATTTTACTAAAAAAAGACAAAGGTTTAGAACAGAAAAAAACCTATAAAATCGATCTTCCTGATAAACAAATTCGAGGCAAAGAAGTGTTTTTATATTTCACCAATTCTGAAAATTCAGCACTTAAAGCTGAAAAACACAGGGTTGAGTTTAATTCTGATACCAGAAAATTTGCCCAGGAACTAATTGAAACTTTGTTAAAAGGCCCTTCCGATTCAAGCCTTATGAGTGCAATGCCTGAAGGAACCAAACTTTTATCATTATATATTCAAGACAATCTTGTGGCTGTAATTGACTTTTCAGAAGAAATTAGACAAAATCATCCCGGCGGAAGCCAGGCAGAGATATTGACAATATATTCCATAGTCAATACCCTCACCTTAAACATAGAAGAAGTTAAAGAAATTAAAATTTTAATAAACGGAAATGAAGCTGAAACCCTTGCGGGTCATATAGCTTTAAGTTTTCCACTAAAAGAGAATTTGGCAATAGTAAAATGAGCAAACAGCAAAAAAACATAGAAAATTTCCGTAATATCGGAATTATGGCACATATTGATGCCGGTAAGACAACAGTTTCAGAAAGAATTTTATATTATACAGGCCGCTCCCATAAAATAGGGGAAGTTCATGACGGTGAAGCTGTAATGGACTGGATGGAAGATGAACAGCAAAGAGGGATAACAATCTCCTCGGCTGTTACCACCTGTGATTGGAAAAACCACCAGATTCAGCTTATAGATACTCCTGGTCATGTTGACTTTACCATTGAAGTTGAAAGAGCACTAAGGGTGCTTGACGGAGCAGTTGCAGTTTTTTGCGGGGTTGGAGGAGTTGAACCCCAGTCTGAAACAGTATGGAGACAAGGCGATAGGTACAAAGTTCCAAAACTTGCATTTATAAATAAAATGGACAGGGTTGGAGCAAATTTTTTAGGCGCTGTCGAAATGATGAAGGATAAGCTAGGTGCAAATCCTGTTATAATGCAGCTTCCTGTGGGAAGTGAAAATAATTTCGACGGAGTTATAGACCTCCTTAAAATGAAAAAAATAGAATGGAGCTCTGATGAAATAACAGCAGAGTTCTATGAAACGAAGATCCCAGACCATATGGAAGAAGAAGCTTTAAAATACAGGGAAGAACTAATTGAAAAGGCTGCTGACTTTGATGATGAAATTATGGAAAAATTTTTATCTGAAGAAGAAATTTCCTCAGAATCCATTTCAAAAGCAATAAGAAAAGCTACAATAAGCCTTGAACTTGTTCCTGTTTTTTGCGGTTCAGCTCTTAAAAACAAAGGAATTCAGCCTTTGCTTGATGCTGTAATCGACTATCTTCCAGATCCTGTTGAAGTTGAGCAAACAGGGGGGATTGATCCTGAAACAAAAGAAATCAAAAAATTTGAACCAAAGGAAAAA includes the following:
- the panP gene encoding putative pyridoxal-dependent aspartate 1-decarboxylase — protein: MNYLKQAKNFSKTATEWDKLVRKFICYESEADKEKLFFYMQQILFGLQDFLYEHVGVTEAIDLKKLALCYKDSKISDIPQKKLTEVISEIIDEIAPHAVNVSSPYFVGHMTAAIPSFMVILKALVAALNQNVVKLETSKVVSVIERQLAAKVHRLIYDFDEDFYDENIQSVDTTLGCFTEGGTAANMTALWVARNTALGPKEGFSGIEMEGIPSAYKAYDIERAVVLVSQRGHYSLIKAGGVLGIGNSNIIRVASDCDGTILINDLKEKIQSLQKDKKTKIFAVVGVAGTTETGHIDPLCEMAAICKENKIHFHVDAAWGGPTLTSEKYAKLLKGIELADSVTIDGHKQFYMPMTCGMVFFKNPKHMDSIAYYSNYIIRKGSVDLGIKSLSGSKEANSLILHGAFELLGKRGYGMLIDHGIELAIEFAEEIRKRENFQLVTSPKLNILTYRYCPTKVKRELLSKTGEQRSKIQEKLNEINLNIQRTQRERGKSFVSRTAMKRKEDSEEIVVLRAVLMNPLTSIEILREVLDEQEEIFQEECESMI
- a CDS encoding GerMN domain-containing protein; amino-acid sequence: MKLSKKTIIILLLILLTISTAFILLKKDKGLEQKKTYKIDLPDKQIRGKEVFLYFTNSENSALKAEKHRVEFNSDTRKFAQELIETLLKGPSDSSLMSAMPEGTKLLSLYIQDNLVAVIDFSEEIRQNHPGGSQAEILTIYSIVNTLTLNIEEVKEIKILINGNEAETLAGHIALSFPLKENLAIVK